CAGTAATTTTCGAAAAAAAAGGATGTTCATTCCCATCAAAATAAATTTCATATCGCACTATTTCAGAATTTTGAAAAGGTTTATCAATATGAAGAGTGGAAGAGTAATCAATTTTTTTGAGTTTATTATTAGATTTATTTCTAATAGTATAAACTGAGAATCCACCACTTCCAGTTTGTTTATGATTTTTATTGTAAGTTGTACTGGATCCTTCTGTTATTGATCTCGAAAAGCTATCTTTATTTGCAATAATTGAACTATCAATTTTTTGTGAAAGTTTATTTTTTTCTTCAAGTATTATTTTACTTTCTAAATATGTCTTCTTTTGCTGAGAATAAAATAATTGGAAAAAGAATACCAACAAAATCATGAAGTTTAATTTCATCATAACAATATTTGCGAATAAAATTTAATTTTTAAATATCCCCGCCATGATTTTCCAGCTGACCTTCCCATTTAGAAACCGCTGAGGTTGCCAAAGCATTTCCTAAAACGTTGGTCATACTTCTTCCCATATCGCAGAAATGATCAATTGGTAAAATAAGTGCAATTCCTTCCGGCGGAATTCCGAACATGGAACACGTTGCCACAATAATTACCAAAGAGGCTCTCGGAACTCCGGCAATTCCTTTTGAAGTAAGCATCAATACTAAAAGCATGGTAATTTGCTGTCCGACTGTCATTTCAACCCCGTAAATCTGTGCAATAAAGATCGAGGCAAACGTCATATACATCATACTTCCATCCAGATTGAATGAATATCCCAAAGGTAAGATAAATGATACCACCCTATTATTACATCCGAATCTTTCCAGTTCTTCTACCAGTTTCGGGAAAACAGCTTCAGAACTTGTGGTAGAAAATGCAATTAATAAAGGCGCTTTTATTCTTCTCAATAAATCGAAAAGACGGTTTCCCAAGATTAAATAGCCTACCAATAATAAAACCAGCCATAAAACAGCCAAAGCAAAGAAGAAATCTCTTAAATAAATAGCATATACTTTAAAGATCTCAAAACCGTTGGTAGCCACTACTGCTGCAATAGCTCCCAACACTCCAAGAGGAGCAAACCACATGATATACCCCACCATTTTAAGAATTCCATGTGCAATAATATCAAATAACTTGATGACCGGCTGCGAGTATTCTTCACCTAAATTAGCCAAAGCAATCCCGAACATAATGGAAAATACCACAATCTGAAGTACTTCATTGGTTGCAAAAGCTTCAAAAATACTTTTAGGAATTACGTGCTTTACGAAATCTTCCATAGAAAATCCTTTGCTGCTTTTGAGCAATTCTTCAGCAGAAGCAGCATCCTGTATCGGAAGTTTGGTAACATGTCCCGGTTCCAGCCAATTCACTAAAACCAGTCCGATGAAAAGGGAAACCAGAGAAGCTGAAATAAACCATAACATTGCTTTCGTCCCTACTCTTCCGATCATTTTAATATCGCTCATCTTAGCAATACCCACCACAAGCGTGGAGAAAACTAAAGGGGCAATAATCATCTGAACCAATCTGATGAAAACTGTTCCTAGCAGTTTTATGTTTTTTGAAAATGGCTCTGCACTTTCAGGGTAGTTCAAATGAACGAAACCGCCAATTCCGACTCCTAAGATAAGGGCAATGATGATTGCAAAAAATAGTTTATTTTGTCCTTTCATATATATAATTCAAGTTGCACAAATATAATGTTTTTAAACTTTTACCTGTATTTATTCTTTTTCAGGCATTATCATGAGATTTTGGTGTAGGGCTTTTCCGTTTTTCATGATGAATCTTTTAAGGAAATAAAAAATAATTAGCAGAATTTTAATCTTTTGGTATAAATTTTATTATTACATTTACGTATAACATTAAAACCTAAACAACAAAAAATAACTCTATTATGAAAAAAACAATCGCAATGGCTGCGTTGGCAATCGCAGTATCTTTCGGATCGATTTCGTGTAAGAAAAAAGTCTCTGATGCGGAACTTCAGACTCAGGCAACGACTATTGTAACTTCAAATCCAAATGCTTCCGTTGAGGTAAAAGACGGTGTAGCACATTTAAGCGGAACTTTTGCCGATGAACAGTCTAAAAATGCTATGATTGCTCAGCTGAAGACCGTAAACGGTATTAAAGACGTAATGGATATGACAAAAATTGAAGCTCCGGCTCCGGCAGCTCCTGTTGAAACGACATCTGCAGTAGACCCTGCTGTTCAGCAAAAAGTACAGGACGCTGTAAAAGATTTCCCTTCAGTAAAGGTAGAAGTTGTAAACGGAGAGCTTACGCTTACAGGAAATGTATCTTCAATACAGGCTAGAAAAATCAAAGAATCTATAGACGCTTTGAAAATCGGGAAATACAATAATAACTTAGTCGTAAAATAATTAATATGAGCACATTACAAGACAAATATTCAAGCGTAGTTTCTGCTGCCCAGTCTGCAGGAATTTCAAATCTTCAGGTTCAGGAGCAGGACGGAATTTTATATGTTTCCGGAAATGCTGCTAATACAGCCGCTAAAGATGCAGTTTGGAATGCTTTAGGAGCAATAGATTCTACTTATTCTGCATCCGATATCAATATCGATGTACAGGTGAGCGGATTGGCTTCGGGAGCTTCGTTAACAGTAGCTACTGAAGAATCGAACTTAAACATCAGACAGGAACCATCTACGGAAGCAGCTGTTGTAGGTAAAGCAGCAAAAGGAGCATCTGTAACTTTGGTTGAACAAACTTCCGACGATTGGTGGAAAGTAAAAACCGCTGACGGACAGGAAGGCTATGCTTATTCAAGATATTTAAAAGCTTAACGTAAGACTTTTAACATTATTTAAAATACAACATCCCTATTCAGGGGTGTTTTTTTATATTTTAGCACCTTCAAAAGAAACATTTAATGAAGAATTTTTTTTTGGTACTGTTATTTTCATTCAATTGTTTACTGCTTAGTGGACAGAAATTAAACATTGATGGTAAAGTTTCAGATTTTGAAAACAAGCCTGTCGAAAATGCATCCATTCGTCTTATCAAACAAAGAGATTCATCGCTTATAAGCTCTACTCTTACCAATAAAGAAGGAAACTTTTCTTTAAAGTTTAATGAGTTCAATGAACCTTCCATTTTAAAAATAGATGCACACAAATTAATTTCCTATTCTAAAAGTTTCGATAAAATAAATAAATCTTTAAGACTGGACGAAATTAAGCTTGATAAAGACAAAATTTCTGATATTGAAGAAGTTGTTATAACTGCTTCACCCGTAAAAATAAAAAAAGATACGATTGAATTTAATGCCAATGCCATTAAAGTGCGTCCTGACAGCAATATTCAGGAACTATTAAAAAATATCGACGGAATAGAAGTCGACAGCGATGGGAAAATTACCGTAAACGGAAAAGAAGTTGACCAGATCATGATCAACGGAAAGCCGTTTTTTGATACCACCGGAAAAATTGCCCTGGAAAATATTCCGGCGGATATTATTAAAAATATTCAGGTTACCTCTACCAAAACCAAAGAAGAGGAACTTATGGGAAAAACTCCGAAATCTGAAAAATCTACGATCAATTTTAATATTGACGAAAAGAAAAATCAAGGGTTTATTTCCAGGATTACCGGAGGATACGGCAGCGATGAAAGATATGAAGCCAGTGGTTTTTTAAGCTATTTTAAAAATAAAACGAAAATCAGCCTGCTCGGTTCATCCAATAATATCAATACTAAAGGTTTTACCAACGATGAAGCTCAGAATTTAGGCGGCAATACAGGAGGAAGAGGCGGGAATAATATGAAAGGAATCCAGAAATCCACAACAATCGGAGTAAATTATAGTGATCAGCTAAGTTCAAATGTCGATTTGGAATCTCTGGGAGCAACGCGTAATGAGACGAATCTGGAAACAGCCTCTAAAGTTTCCAGAACGACTTTTCTTCCTGATTCAACTTTAAAAACAAACTCTGAAAATCATGCCGACAATAATACGGAACAGTATAATTTCAATTCGGCAGTAAAAATAAGGCCAGATTCTTTAAGCACCATTTATTTTTCACCCAGACTTTCACTTTCCCAAACAACAAATGAAAGGACCTCAAAATCCATTACCTATAAAAATGATGAACTGCTGAACGAAAGTGAATCTTCCAACCATTCAAAATCAGAAAACAATTCCTTCAGCCCGAACTTGTATTATTCTAAAAAGTTTAAAAAGAAAGGGAGATCATTATATGCAAGTTTAAACACTTCAATTTCGGAATCAAAAAATGATAATCTTACAAGATCTGCTACAAAATTTTATCAGAGTTCGGACCCCGATGATATTAGAAATCAGTTATCCCAAAGCAAAAATCAGAATAATAATTACTCATTTAATGCAAAATATTCTGAACCGGTTTCAGATTCTTTAAATATAAGTTTAGGATTAAATTATAATTCCAAAAATCTTTCAAACATCAGAAACGTAAATGATTTTGATGAAAATACGGGGCAATATTCCAATTACAATATTCTTTTATCTAAGAGTTCCGATCAGAAAAACAATCAGCTCTCACCGGAGATCAATATTGAATTGAATAAGAAAAAATACAGCATTTGGGCTTCTACAACGGTGAACTTTTCAGATTTAAAATATAATGCAGTTTTCAATGGGCAACATTACGATCTTCAGAGAAATTTTACGTTACCGGATTATAATGCAGGACTTCAGTACCGCATTTATGAAAACTCAAAATTAAGTATTTACAATTCGGCGAGCTTCACCGTTCCTACTCCGGAGAATGTGATTCCGTACAGGGATGAATCCAATCCTTTGATCACGTATGAAGGAAACCCTGATCTTAAAAATACATGGAGCAACAGAACGAGTGTGTACTTTACGAATTTTAATACCAAAAAGAATTTTAATTATAACGTTAATGTAAGCTTCACCTACAACAATAACGATATTACAGATTTTTCGTTTTATGACGAATCCGGAAAACAGTTTGTCAGCTACAGGAATATCAGCGGAAACAAAAGTGCCACATTGGGAGGAAGTCTTGGAAAAACGTATAAATGGAATGATAATAAACTAACAATCAGACCCAAAGCTAATCTAAGCTACCGGTACAATAAAGGCTATATCAACGGCCAGGAATTTTTAGGAAATTCTTATACGTTCACTCCGGGAATCAGTTTTACGTATGATAAAAAAGACAAAATCAATATAAAACCTTCCTATAATGTAAATTATACTCTCTCAAATTATGAAAATTACAGCGTTGAAAGTATAAAAAACACCTATCAGACTTTCAGGCTTGAACTCACGAATTATTTTCTGAAAACCAACCTTATTTTCGAAAACGATTTTGAATACAATAGAAGCTCAAACATTACTCCCGGCTTCAAAAGAGATTTTTACTTTTGGAATACAAGCATTGGATATACATTTTACAAAAAACAATTAACTGCACGAGTACGGGTTTATGATATATTAAATCAAAACCAGAGTGTGAGAAGAACTATTTCAGCGTCTTATGTGGAAGATCGTGAAGACCTGATTCTGAAACGGTACATTATGTTTTCCCTTACTTTGAAACTGAACAAATTTGCAGGAAGAAAAATGTGATTTAAAAATCTAAATTCACCTATTTTATCCGAAATAAATGTCATTCCGAATGAAATGAATATCGTGAAAAATCCATAAATTATTTAAAAAGATTCTTCCTTCGTCAGAATGACAGGCATCTCTTACAATTGGCATTTAATAAAAGCATTTTTATGTTTAAATTAGCGTCAAATTTTATATAATGAAGATTCATTTTTCAATTGTACTTATTTTCCTGTTTGTTTTTGGAAATTCACAATCGCCACAACCTGATACTTTTGTAAAAGATAATTTTACCAAAAAGGAATTCTATATTCCCATGCGTGACGGAACAAAACTCTTTACTGCGGTCTATATCCCAAAAGATATTTCCAGTAAAAACAAATATCCGTTTCTGATGCAGAGAACGTGCTACAGCATTGCTCCTTACGGTGAAAACGAATACAGAACCAAACTTGGCCCGAATCCTTATATCATGAAAGACAAATATATTTTCGTCCTTCAGGATGTTCGTGGAAGATATATGAGCGAGGGAACGTTCACCAATATGACACCACAGGTTGAAAGAAAAACAAAAAAAGACATTGACGAAAGTACAGACACTTATGACACGATAGAATGGCTTTTAAAGAACATTAAAGACAACAACGGAAAAGTGGGTCAATACGGAACTTCTTATCCTGGATTTTACACCGCCGTCGGAATTTTAGCACAGCATCCTGCTTTGGTAGCTTCTTCTCCTCAAGCGCCTATTTCGGATTTCTGGAACGACGATTTTCTTCACAACGGAAGATTTATGTTAGCTTATTTCAGAACATTCCCTGTTTTCGGGGTTCAGAAAACAAAACCTGAAAATAAGGCTTGGTATAACGATTCTATGATTAAAATAACTTCTGAAGATGGTCTGAAATTTTACAGAGATATGGGAACCTTGAAGGACGGTTATGAAAAATATTATAAGAACAATTTCTTTATGACGGAAGTTATGAATCACACCAATTACGATGAATTCTGGCAAAAAAGGAGCCTTTTACCTCATCTTAAAAATGTAAATCATGCCGTGATGACTGTTGGAGGATGGTTTGATGCAGAAGATCTTTCAGGACCTTTAAATATTTATAAAACGATAGAAAAAACAAGTCCTAAAGCCAAAAATATGATTGTAATGGGACCTTTCTCCCATGGAGCCTGGGCGTATGAACAGGGAAAGCATTTTCATAACCAGATTTATTTTGGAGACAGCATTGCCACCTATTATCAGAAAAATATTGAAACGAAATTTTTCAATCATTATTTAAAAGGAAATACAAAACAGGATGCTGGTTTACCGGAAGCTTTAATGTATGACACCGGAGCAAAACAATGGAGAGAATTTGCAACCTATCCTCCAAAAGAAGCGAAAAAAATTAACTTCTATCTATCTGACGGAACATTGAAAAATACGGCAGGACAAGGTTCATCGGAATACTACAGTGATCCGAACAATCCGGTTTTAAGTTCTGATAATTTAAAAGATTTTAATGGATTTACTCCAAGAAATTATATGTCGGAAGACCAAAGGTTTGCAGAAGGAAGACCCGATGTTTTGACATTCACAACAGATGCTTTAACGGAAGATATCACTTTCGCCGGTGAAATTATGGCTAAATTAAATATTGCTTCCACTTCCACTGATGCAGATTTCGCAGTAAAATTAATTGATATTTATCCTGAAGATTTCAAACCTACTGAGAAAAAAGACGGTGTGGTCTACGGAAATTATCATCAGATGGTAAGAAGTGAGATCATGCCTGCCAGATTCAGAAATTCGAGAGAAAAAGCTGAAGCTTTGGTTCCGAATCAAAAAACAGCAGTGAATTTCAGATTACAGGATGTTGTTCATACCTTTAAAAAAGGGCATAAAATCCAGATACAAATTTCTTCTACATGGTTCCCGTTATTTGCGATCAATCCACAAAAATTCTTAGACAATCCGAATTTTGCCACGAAAGAAGATTATACGAAAGCATTTATCAAGGTTTTTGATGATAGCGCGATTGAAGTTGAGGTTTTAAAATAAATTTAAAAAGCTGTTCGGTTTAAACAGCTTTTTTTGTCTCTCGCTGGTTTTGCAAATTAGGCAGATGATTGTGTTTAAAAAAATCTGCGGCATCTGCAAAATCTGCGAGAGATAATATACTTTATTTTATTTGTCATGTCTTAAGGAGGAATCTAAACAAAGTATTTTTAATCTCCAATCTCTAATAAAATGAGCCTAGATTACTACGGAATGACAAACTTCATGGATAAAGACTGAGTAAAAAAATTATTCCTCAATTGTTCTAAAGGTAAGATTTACTCTTGGAGTTTTTATTTTTGTTGTTGGCGGAAGCCTGTGAAGCCAATGGTCCTGCGTTGTTCCTTTCATTACCAATAAGCTGCCGTTTTCCAGAAAAATTTCTACTTTTTCTTTTGTGGTTTTATGTTTAAACAGAAACTTTCTTTCTGCACCAAAAGTCAGGGAAGCAATTGCACCATGTTTTTTCAAGTCTTTTTCTGCATCGCTGTGATAAGCCATCCCTTCACTTCCGTCATGATATAAATTCAGCAAACAGGAGTTGTAGGTTTCGCCGGAAATTTCTTCACATTTTTGCTTTAATGCCAACAATTCGGGAGTCCAAAACTTGGCATATTTTGTTCGCTTTGAATAAGTATATTCAAATGGTCTTTCTCCAAACCATGCCACTTTTCTTTTGGTTAAAATCAACTTGCCAAAAATGATGGCTTCATCATTTTCCCAGGGAATCTGCTTGAATAGATAGCCATAATAAAAATCCGACTTCTCTTTGGAGAATATTTTTCCGTAATAGTGAACAGTTCCGTCGTTGGGAAGAATATTTGAAGGGTAATCTGATATGTCTTCGAATAGATTCAGCATGGGAATTTGTAGTTTAATATTTTTATTAAAAATTTAATTTATAGCATTTTTGTCACTCCGTAGGAATCTAAGCAAAGCATTTTTCAAATTTTAATCTCTAATAAATAAACCAAGATTCCTACGGAATGACAAAATGGTGTTGATTTTTTATACTAAATAATAAGTTTGGCTAAAGCCAATTGATTCAATCTCTTATTTATTTAAACGGGCTAAAGCCCGCCCCTATTTATGGAATAATTTGATTTATGAAATTTTAAACAAAGTATTCGTGTTTATTCGTGAAAAAATTCGTGTAATTTGGTTTAAGAATCAGAGTAAATTCGAGAACTCTCCCACCCCACAATCAACTGTTTTCTCTCACTACCCCATCGGTAACGGCCAAGATTTCCGGAAGACTGAATTACCCGATGACAGGGAATTAAAAAAGCTACAGGATTACTTCCAACTGCAGTTCCGACCGCTCTTGAAGCATTAGAATGGCCTATTTTTTCAGCTAAATTTCCATATGTTGATAATTTTCCCATCGGAATGGTGAGAAGGCTTTCCCAGACCTTTAACTGAAAATCTGTTCCTTTTAAATGTAATTTAATGGTATTAAGCTTCGTCCAGTCTTTATTGAAAATGGACAAAGCATTTTTCTGAAATTCGTCCTGTCTTTCAAAAAAAGAAGCATTGGGAAATTTAGCCTGTAAATCCCCCAATGCTTTATTGGTATCGGTTTCAAAAGCCATAGAACAGATTCCTTTCTCTGTGGAAGCTGCAATTACATTTCCAAAAGGAGTTTCTGAAAAACTGTAATTAATATGAAGACTTTTTCCTCCGTTTTTATATTCTGCCGGAGACATTCCCTCAATTTTCACAAACAGATCATGCAATCTGCTTGTACTCGAAAAACCTGTCTCGTAAGCCGTATCAAACAAACTCGCTTTTTCTTCCTTCAACAAATTTTTAGCATGCTCAAGACTGATGAACTGCAAAAATTTCTTCGGGCTTGTTCCCGCCCAGTCAGAAAACATCTTCTGAAAATGAGCCGGACTTAGATGAATTCTCTCTGCCACTTCATCCAAACTTGGCTGAAGCTTAAAGTTGCTCCGGATATACTCTATCGCTTTCGCAATTCTTTCGTAATCTATCTGATTTTGTGTGGACATAACATTGAATTTACCTCACAAATTTCCGAAGAATACACGGCAGAAAAAATCCGATTCTTGCGGAATTTAGTTGTTGTTATAAAGATGATAGTAAGCAAGCATTTTGTAATATAACTTCGCTGCAAGGAACGCGCTTGGCTTTGCCATCGGAGAATCCATTAATTCTACAATATCAAACGCTACAACGTTACATTTTTCGAATACTTTTCTTAATAACTCCAATGTCGGATACCATTGTAACCCACCCGGTTCAGGAGTTCCTGTTGACGGGCAAAGTGAAGGATCAAAAGCATCAAGGTCGATGGTGATATACACGTTTCCTGAAACTTTTTCCAATACATCATTCACCCAATTTTCGTTGTTGGCTATTTCGTGAGCAAAAAATACTCTTCCTTCCGGTAAATACTGAGCTTCTTCGATATCCATTGAACGGATTCCCACCTGAACCAGATTATGTTTCTGATTCGCCTCAAAAACCGCACAGGCGTGATTGGAAGTAGAACCATGGAATTCCGGACGAAGATCCGTGTGCGCATCCAATTGAAGAACTGTTAAGTTTTCAAATTTTTCCCCAACCGCACGGATCGAACCGATGGAAACGGAGTGCTCTCCCCCGAAAAGTGTGAATAATTTACCATCATTATTCAAAAGTTCTTTTGTTTTCTGGTAAACGGCTTCTGTCATGGCTTCAGGAGTAGAATTTTCAGCAACTTCTCCAGCCAGGTAAACTCCATCCAGATAAGGTTCTGTCTGAGTTTCGATGTCGTAAAGCTCCATGTTTTCAGAAGCGTTTAAGAACAATTCCGGACCTTTATCCGCTCCTTTTCCCCAAGTTGAGGTTCCGTCGTAAGGAACCGTTACCAACATTACTTTTGAGTTCTCTAATGATGCATTTTCTTCAGGAATTCCTGCGTATGTTTTCATGTTTTATTTAAAGATTAAATGATTTAAAATTAAAAGATTTCACAAAGATACAAAATAGTACTCGAGTTATAAATCATGAGTTCTGAGTTATAACTTTTTAATTTTGTTGGTTTTCCGCAAAGGCGCAAATTGTTTAAAAATCTCAGTATAAAAGGCGCAAGGATTTTATCTACGATAAAATTTAAACGTAAATAATCTCCTGAAAGTCTTTGATTTTCTTGCGCCTTAAAAACAACATAATTCATATACCTTGCGTCTTTGCGAAAAACCAACAATCTCTACAACAAAACTTTAATTAATTTTAAAATCTTTTAATCTTTAAATTTTAAAAGTTATTTTTGTAAAAAATTCAAAATATGCCTTTAAAAGCTGTTCTTTTCGATATGGATGGAGTGATTGTAGACACAGAGCCATTGCACAGGAAAGCTTATTTTAAAACCTTTGACGAGTTGGAAATTACGGTTTCCGAAGAATTATATACCTCTTTTACAGGAGCTTCAACAAAAAGAGTTTGCGAAACATTGATTAATGAATTTAATCTAAATCAAACTCACGAAGAAATTGCCAAAAGCAAAAGAGATTATTTCAAGGATTATTTTTACAATGATGAAGAATTTGATTTGATTCCCGGTGTAAAAGATCTTATTCAGCATTATTTTGAAAACGGAATCAAACTAATTCTAGCTTCTTCAGCCACCATGACCACCATCAATATGGTTTTTGAAAAATTTGACCTTGAAAAATATTTCAGCGGAAAAATAAGCGGTGCCGATTTAAAAGAATCAAAACCCCATCCGGAAGTATTTTTGTTAGCGGCAGAAATGTCGGGTGAGCCTGTTGAAAACTGTATGGTCATTGAAGATTCCACCAACGGAATTTTAGCAGCACACCGGGCAAAAATTTTCTGTGCGGCATACAGAAGCCCACATTCTAAAAATCAGGATTATACTTTGGCAGACACCGTAGTTTCAGATTATGAAGATCTTCAATTAGATAAAATTTCAAAGTATTTTTAAATAGAAAAAGCTCTCA
Above is a genomic segment from Chryseobacterium geocarposphaerae containing:
- the speB gene encoding agmatinase; amino-acid sequence: MKTYAGIPEENASLENSKVMLVTVPYDGTSTWGKGADKGPELFLNASENMELYDIETQTEPYLDGVYLAGEVAENSTPEAMTEAVYQKTKELLNNDGKLFTLFGGEHSVSIGSIRAVGEKFENLTVLQLDAHTDLRPEFHGSTSNHACAVFEANQKHNLVQVGIRSMDIEEAQYLPEGRVFFAHEIANNENWVNDVLEKVSGNVYITIDLDAFDPSLCPSTGTPEPGGLQWYPTLELLRKVFEKCNVVAFDIVELMDSPMAKPSAFLAAKLYYKMLAYYHLYNNN
- a CDS encoding bifunctional helix-turn-helix domain-containing protein/methylated-DNA--[protein]-cysteine S-methyltransferase translates to MSTQNQIDYERIAKAIEYIRSNFKLQPSLDEVAERIHLSPAHFQKMFSDWAGTSPKKFLQFISLEHAKNLLKEEKASLFDTAYETGFSSTSRLHDLFVKIEGMSPAEYKNGGKSLHINYSFSETPFGNVIAASTEKGICSMAFETDTNKALGDLQAKFPNASFFERQDEFQKNALSIFNKDWTKLNTIKLHLKGTDFQLKVWESLLTIPMGKLSTYGNLAEKIGHSNASRAVGTAVGSNPVAFLIPCHRVIQSSGNLGRYRWGSERKQLIVGWESSRIYSDS
- a CDS encoding BON domain-containing protein produces the protein MKKTIAMAALAIAVSFGSISCKKKVSDAELQTQATTIVTSNPNASVEVKDGVAHLSGTFADEQSKNAMIAQLKTVNGIKDVMDMTKIEAPAPAAPVETTSAVDPAVQQKVQDAVKDFPSVKVEVVNGELTLTGNVSSIQARKIKESIDALKIGKYNNNLVVK
- a CDS encoding alpha-ketoglutarate-dependent dioxygenase AlkB family protein — its product is MNLFEDISDYPSNILPNDGTVHYYGKIFSKEKSDFYYGYLFKQIPWENDEAIIFGKLILTKRKVAWFGERPFEYTYSKRTKYAKFWTPELLALKQKCEEISGETYNSCLLNLYHDGSEGMAYHSDAEKDLKKHGAIASLTFGAERKFLFKHKTTKEKVEIFLENGSLLVMKGTTQDHWLHRLPPTTKIKTPRVNLTFRTIEE
- a CDS encoding SH3 domain-containing protein, producing the protein MSTLQDKYSSVVSAAQSAGISNLQVQEQDGILYVSGNAANTAAKDAVWNALGAIDSTYSASDINIDVQVSGLASGASLTVATEESNLNIRQEPSTEAAVVGKAAKGASVTLVEQTSDDWWKVKTADGQEGYAYSRYLKA
- a CDS encoding HAD family hydrolase, producing MPLKAVLFDMDGVIVDTEPLHRKAYFKTFDELEITVSEELYTSFTGASTKRVCETLINEFNLNQTHEEIAKSKRDYFKDYFYNDEEFDLIPGVKDLIQHYFENGIKLILASSATMTTINMVFEKFDLEKYFSGKISGADLKESKPHPEVFLLAAEMSGEPVENCMVIEDSTNGILAAHRAKIFCAAYRSPHSKNQDYTLADTVVSDYEDLQLDKISKYF
- a CDS encoding CocE/NonD family hydrolase; the protein is MKIHFSIVLIFLFVFGNSQSPQPDTFVKDNFTKKEFYIPMRDGTKLFTAVYIPKDISSKNKYPFLMQRTCYSIAPYGENEYRTKLGPNPYIMKDKYIFVLQDVRGRYMSEGTFTNMTPQVERKTKKDIDESTDTYDTIEWLLKNIKDNNGKVGQYGTSYPGFYTAVGILAQHPALVASSPQAPISDFWNDDFLHNGRFMLAYFRTFPVFGVQKTKPENKAWYNDSMIKITSEDGLKFYRDMGTLKDGYEKYYKNNFFMTEVMNHTNYDEFWQKRSLLPHLKNVNHAVMTVGGWFDAEDLSGPLNIYKTIEKTSPKAKNMIVMGPFSHGAWAYEQGKHFHNQIYFGDSIATYYQKNIETKFFNHYLKGNTKQDAGLPEALMYDTGAKQWREFATYPPKEAKKINFYLSDGTLKNTAGQGSSEYYSDPNNPVLSSDNLKDFNGFTPRNYMSEDQRFAEGRPDVLTFTTDALTEDITFAGEIMAKLNIASTSTDADFAVKLIDIYPEDFKPTEKKDGVVYGNYHQMVRSEIMPARFRNSREKAEALVPNQKTAVNFRLQDVVHTFKKGHKIQIQISSTWFPLFAINPQKFLDNPNFATKEDYTKAFIKVFDDSAIEVEVLK
- a CDS encoding dicarboxylate/amino acid:cation symporter; translation: MKGQNKLFFAIIIALILGVGIGGFVHLNYPESAEPFSKNIKLLGTVFIRLVQMIIAPLVFSTLVVGIAKMSDIKMIGRVGTKAMLWFISASLVSLFIGLVLVNWLEPGHVTKLPIQDAASAEELLKSSKGFSMEDFVKHVIPKSIFEAFATNEVLQIVVFSIMFGIALANLGEEYSQPVIKLFDIIAHGILKMVGYIMWFAPLGVLGAIAAVVATNGFEIFKVYAIYLRDFFFALAVLWLVLLLVGYLILGNRLFDLLRRIKAPLLIAFSTTSSEAVFPKLVEELERFGCNNRVVSFILPLGYSFNLDGSMMYMTFASIFIAQIYGVEMTVGQQITMLLVLMLTSKGIAGVPRASLVIIVATCSMFGIPPEGIALILPIDHFCDMGRSMTNVLGNALATSAVSKWEGQLENHGGDI
- a CDS encoding TonB-dependent receptor; translation: MKNFFLVLLFSFNCLLLSGQKLNIDGKVSDFENKPVENASIRLIKQRDSSLISSTLTNKEGNFSLKFNEFNEPSILKIDAHKLISYSKSFDKINKSLRLDEIKLDKDKISDIEEVVITASPVKIKKDTIEFNANAIKVRPDSNIQELLKNIDGIEVDSDGKITVNGKEVDQIMINGKPFFDTTGKIALENIPADIIKNIQVTSTKTKEEELMGKTPKSEKSTINFNIDEKKNQGFISRITGGYGSDERYEASGFLSYFKNKTKISLLGSSNNINTKGFTNDEAQNLGGNTGGRGGNNMKGIQKSTTIGVNYSDQLSSNVDLESLGATRNETNLETASKVSRTTFLPDSTLKTNSENHADNNTEQYNFNSAVKIRPDSLSTIYFSPRLSLSQTTNERTSKSITYKNDELLNESESSNHSKSENNSFSPNLYYSKKFKKKGRSLYASLNTSISESKNDNLTRSATKFYQSSDPDDIRNQLSQSKNQNNNYSFNAKYSEPVSDSLNISLGLNYNSKNLSNIRNVNDFDENTGQYSNYNILLSKSSDQKNNQLSPEINIELNKKKYSIWASTTVNFSDLKYNAVFNGQHYDLQRNFTLPDYNAGLQYRIYENSKLSIYNSASFTVPTPENVIPYRDESNPLITYEGNPDLKNTWSNRTSVYFTNFNTKKNFNYNVNVSFTYNNNDITDFSFYDESGKQFVSYRNISGNKSATLGGSLGKTYKWNDNKLTIRPKANLSYRYNKGYINGQEFLGNSYTFTPGISFTYDKKDKINIKPSYNVNYTLSNYENYSVESIKNTYQTFRLELTNYFLKTNLIFENDFEYNRSSNITPGFKRDFYFWNTSIGYTFYKKQLTARVRVYDILNQNQSVRRTISASYVEDREDLILKRYIMFSLTLKLNKFAGRKM